In the genome of Chelmon rostratus isolate fCheRos1 chromosome 12, fCheRos1.pri, whole genome shotgun sequence, the window tagcagtatCTAATCTCTATTCATTTTCTCcttgttgttgcagtttttgCAACGTGAGGACTCATGTAAAGTTTCTCACAGCCTCAGCTATATgcagacatgcacgcacacacgcacacacacacacacacctctgctctGGAAAAGAACAATTCACATTAATGTTGGGCCCATTTTGCACTTAGTGGATTTCCTGTTGTTATAAGTTTCTATTTATCTTGTTCTGCTTGTGGTTGTCTGACCTGACATTTTGCTGGTGCTGCTGACACATGATCTTTTTCAAGGTCTCCTCTCAAGAAACATGCTTACCGTTTTTACAAAAGCAGGTCTTCCCATCAATGTTACCACTCACAGTGTGAACATGCTATTACATCATGCTTGCTTGGAAAAGCAGAGGCCAAGTCAGCACTTGTGTGACCATGTGAGATATTTGTCTTAAGtctaatatgtgtgtgtgtgtgtgtgtgtgtgtgtgtgtgtgtgtgtctttaggACAAGTGGCCGAAGAAGATCGGGATCAGGGGCACGCAGACCACAGTCCAGCTCATGCCAAGCCAGTTTGTGTGAATGGAACAGAGGGGGGGTCTCTGAACAGCAAGGCCAAAGCCGAGCGGcgatcctcctcttcatccaacCCCTCACGTAAGGGAGTCTCCACAGCCAGCAAGATCCGCAAGCTCTCCACCTGCAAACAGCAATgaccccctccccttcctcctttGGCAAAAATCCACCTGGTGAGTGTGTAGACCGCTAACAAAAGCTCAAATGCAGTTGTGCTTCAGAAGTGCTTAGAGGACACCTTTCAATacagcagaaagaggaaagagattAAGATGAACAGCTAAGCGGAACAGGTGCAGCAGATTTAGAAGAAAAGATTGGAGGGATGAGATGAGAATTCGTTAGAACAGATGGAGAGGTAGAGATGAGTACTgggcaggaggagaaggagtaAAAccagggaggggagagaggattTGTGTTGATATTCTGCAAGCAGTGCTCTGACTCACCACCACTCCCCAGGCAACCACAGGGGCGGTTTCCCATACAGTCTCAAAAACTAGATCTGGACTGGTCTGGTCTTGGAGCATCACTTTTTCTATTCTGTCAGCATTTATCTAGATTGTAACCTTCTAGGGGTTTGTAAGTGGCAAATGGCCTCATTCAGGTGAGAAGTGGGGCAGATTTATGCTGCAAGAGCACACACAATTTTAAGAGGttgtcctcctctctttccagtTACCACCCACAGTTTGCTCTTTCAATCTCTCACAAATACTATTCACTGACAGCGTAAGGCTGTTTGTCATGGGTGCACTGCAGAGGAGATGCTGTGTATTAATTTACTCAGGCGATGACTCATCCTGGATGAGATGAAGTAGGCTGTGGgatgtttgtctctctttttctcaccaTGTCGATGAGTCTCTCTGTGTTAGCAGCACCAATTAGTGCTTTCGTTTTGTAATTCTGGGATACTGTTCACTTTTAACTCCGGGAAACTTGGTTTTGGTCTTGGTATGTGATGAGATGAACTAAAAATCCACCAGACGTCTGTTATACTCTGTATCTGTGTCCCTGTCAGGTTGATCTGTCCCCGTCCTTCTGTGTCCGGAGTCCTCACAGTTGTGAGAGAAGCCTGCTGACGTTAATGCCCCCATACCTCCTTGGACCACTGGCCTGCAGAGTCTTTTGAAGATACGATATAAgtgacagggaggaggaggacagcatGAAATGTTCTTTCTGCTCTGAGACTGAGGCACTGGCTGTgaagatgtttttgtttatttttttttcccttccatATTTTGGCTCCTTTCAACTCCTGTCATCCACTTCTGTCATCTAGTCATTGCCCCTCTCCATGCTGTGATCCTCTTGGGAGGCCCAAGTGTTGCACCGGACATTACAAACACCATCACCCCTGTACCCCGCCCAACCACCCCCTCTACCCCACCTTCTGTTTCTTTGacctttgtttttacagaacCCTAATGGCAGTTTTTAAGACACATTGTGATGTGTAAaaaattaaagaggaaaaaaaagatgacaaaagtTATAATTCTATATTTAGATCTATGACGAGAATAATTACGATAGTACTCTACTACcaccaacataaaaaaaaactgcatgctGTACAGAGCTGGAAGAAAGGGAACGTGCTTGGtttggacagactgacagactgaagcCTTGAAATCCACCGCTGACCTGTTGGGGATTTTTGATTTCCATttaggttttttctttttcttttttccaatgaatattttttaattattatttatataaaatatgTCCCAAACAGGCTGTTTTGTTGGATGATCCTTTCTGTTTAACTTTGAGTTGAGCATATTTTTATTATGCAATACACCTCAATGGTTTATGTCCcgttttttgtttattattatttcacgTGTCCTTCACAAGGTTATACTTTGTTTGGAATACTCCGCTCAGCTTTCTCTGATGTCTGCAGCTAGTTTGTAGTAGAATATCAAGAGGCGATGCCGCTCAGCTGCAGGCGGTGTGCCATCACCCACTCGCCTGTTCTCCGGCGACGCTCTTTGTTGTGCCGATCACATCAGTGGGAGCCCTGCCCCCCTCTTACGCAGCCAAGACCATCATCAGCCCCTCGCTGGGAATAGATCAGAGAGCAGGTGAGTCACTACtctgagggagggagagagcagtgCTTATCACGTCAGCAAGGTCGACAAAGAGGTTCTCCGCTCGACAAGACACACAAGGAGAAACGTGGGGAGGATGACTAGATCTCACATTGGCAAGAATATTTCAGCAGTATGATAAGTATGTGAGGACGTCTTTTGCTTTCTGTTCTCATGGTAATGATTCTGTTGTTTTGACAGTTTCACACAGTACATCGGCTTACATGAATCACATTACAACAGCATCAAACCACGGGTGAGGGagtcactctttttttcttttctttttttaattcagaaaaCTGTTCAGTCCAAAATTAATGTGTGCCTCAGTTGGTCCCACAAGGTCTAGCCTTTGTCAAGGCTGCAAGACATTTGGATTTTCTGCACTATGAGGTTTACAATAAAGCAGATGGTTCACCATGAATGACAAAGATATGAGTTTCATAAgatacacacacgtacatgtaCTGTAGCTCAAACTCAAGTCGTGCGACAGGAAAAGGAACAAGCCGCACCTACCATTGCAGTTTCCCAGGTGACAGTGCTCATCGTACAATATAACATGCAGCAGTTCTCATGTTGAAGAGATAAAATTTGACATGAATGCAGAATGAATAATTACACTTTACACCCATACTGAACAGAGTGGAAAGAAAGCCTGTGAGATCGCCAGGTTTTAATGTTAAGACACAATATCTGCAGAATATTAAAAGGTAAGGCTGACAATAGTCTATGTTTTCTTGATGTCAACAAATTAAGACAAAACTgataggtgtgtgtttgtgttgatattattattttaaaatggtCACAAGTACCTGCTTTTTTTCCTAATGCTTAacttcctaaaacagctgggcaccATCACTTCTAGCAAACATGActcaaacaaaaatacattttggagGCACTATATTCAGCTGCACATTAACAACCATTTGTATTACATTTGTAATGTATATTTAGGGCGGTTTGTGTTTGTAGTATTAAAGGAACCTTTTTTTATACACAGTTTGGGGTGCAATGATACAAAGGAACAAGctgtatcaggctttggctgCACATGTAGTTCTTGATGACagaattaattgtttttgtctttttatggcatttgttgacaaaaagaaaatatagacTATAACCAGAGTTATCTCCTATTTAGTAATACATAGTGAGTATATCCCATTCTGCTGGGATTTGGCCACAGATACTACTTGTTCTGTTTCAACCTCCATTCTCACCGCCTCAGCTCTGTCAGTGGACCATCTGTCTAAAAGCCTGAGAGGCTCCTTTGTCAGTCACTTTAGGTatcatctgtctttctccccCTCAGAGTCCCAGCAGTGATGTAACACTCCACTCGAGCCCACGGAAGCTCCTGGACACCACCTCCTTAACAATGACGAATAACAGGGACAGATGACTAACAACAATCCTATAAAAATAGATGAGATATGAGTATAAAAATTCTAAATGCACGTATTTTCGACCGCTGTGTTGGCTGTATAGTCTGGGTATTCCATCTGTTTATGTTTAGTGTGCGTAATTCTCCAGATCTGCTGACGCAGTGTTAATGAGAGAGGGCTGCGAGCACTGAAGAATAATGTGACGTTTTTAATATGGCCAGTGTAAAACCACAAGCTTTCATGGAGACGATCAAGACAAGAAGGACACTTGAGGAGGATGTGgtttgaaaatgagagaaaCGGGCAACAGAAACTCCATTATCTTTCTTCcatcaaagtgctttttgttttaaagttaaaactgTACAGTATTCACAGACAAATTGTTTGGACATACAGTAGCATGCTGAAAATTCACAGTTCagtcaaaaaatatttttttttctaaagatGGGCCTACTTTTTCAAAGCTATGTAAATGGATGCATTTGATTTTAAGAACAGTTACCAATAAAAAGGGGCATCACATGTCACATGGTGTCACAGTGGAACTTAAGGTCTGAATGGAAATGCTGGAAGAGACTGGCCAAGAAGGTGCTTCTGTCCTTTcgaatgtgtctgtgttttgatgCATCAGTTATCAGACCATGTTTATTTTGAAGATCTGTCCAAATGTGAGGGCCCAAGTATCCAACACGTGATGATGTTTGAAGTGTTATAGGCCATGTTGTTCGAGTCTTGCATCTTTAGAGAATGGATTTGAAATAAAGTCGATGAAGTAGATGGGATTGTTAGCAGGTTATATGGGACTGAAGCCAGGCGAGGCTGTGTGAGACACTGTGAGCACACGCTCCGGTCCTCCCTGGCCGAGTTTCTCCGCACTGCGCAGGCCGCTGTACAGCCTCTCCTCCACTGACACCACCAGCTTGTCTGTCAGgctgctctctgcctgcaggGAAACCTCGGATAAAATAGCTTGActactgttgttgtttctgttgtcgaCTCTTGGATCCATGTGGCTCGTCTGTGTGGTTACAGTGGTCAGAGACGGGCTAGTTGtgctttctttgtcatttcttgTAGAGATTTGGCAGCCATCGTCCTCAACAGTCGACGCCGCGCAACTCTTTGTTGCATCGGTGCCTTCAGAGGTTGTGTTGGCTGTACTTTCTGTGGCATCCCCTGCAGCTTCTTCACTTGATGGATCTTTGCTCTCTGTGCTCTCTTTGGCTGCTTCCTCACAAGCCGCAACCTCACTAGCTTCCTCATCTGCAGCACTCGCGATGCGTGACAGTGTACTGTGGTACCTGGTGTCCAGAGGGTAACCAGCGCTGTCACCCCTCCGGAGTGGAATGAACCTCTGCCTCTCCAAAGATGGGGAGTACCTACCCCCAGCGCCTGACCCTGGATCGCTGTATTGCTTGTGTCTCTGCCACTGTTTCCGGAGGTGAACTCTGGACCTGTGCCTGGAGCGCAGGGGAGAATCCTGCTGGTCAAACCGCGGATCATGTCGGAGGAACTCGTTGAAAAGAGCGTCCGTCTTCTCGTCGATGCTGTAGTCGCGGCGGCGGAGACGAGGTTGGTGAGGGCTAGTGGGAGGTGGGATTGGCTTCATTGGCAGAGATATCAGCTGTGATTGAGACTCTGAGGGTTTCTGAGGATGAAAGGATTTCAGAAGTTGATATGGTTCTTGAAGGGTAAGAGATTGGCTGCCAGTTTGAGATCTTTCCTTTAGCTTCTCCTCTGTCTCGGTGCTGTCTGTCATCTCGTCCTCAAGCTCCTCCTGAAACAGCCTGGCCTCGATGCTCTCGCACACCGAACCTTTCCTCCCAGAGCTGGTGAAGAACAACCGTCTTTCAGACGCTGTCTTCCCTCGAGGAGCTCCAGGAGTCCCAAAAAGCCGCATTTCCTCAGGGGCCCTGGATGGTGCTTCAATGGAGGCATAGCCACTGTCCATCTGGAGGAGTTTACGGTTCCCTacctcaccctctcctccagctccactaCCCATCTCACTGTCCCCTCCTGACGCCCCTCTGATTCCTCCCTCCAGCACCTCTCCCTCCGCTTCTCCCTCAGGCTCATCGTCCAGGTCTTGGGACAAGCAGCTGTCCAGGCCAGAGCGAGCTCCTGCACCACCGAGGGATGAAACGCTGTCGGCATCGCTGCGGATGGACTCCCGATCTGTGCTGCTCTGGTCTGAGGAGGCGTATTGCTCCAGAGAAGCTCTCAAGCTCCAAATGTCTCTGTACAGGGAGGGCGGAGCATCCGAGCTCTCCTGGCGAATCATGAAGGAAAGAGATGAGCCTGAATCAGCCCTTCCTCTGGCCTCAGCTCCCAACACCACCTCATCTCCGTCATCTACCTCAGCCTCAATCTTTTTCCTTACATCTGATGCCCtgatgtctgtctttgtgtcttcagTTTTCCTTAACACGTCTCCAAACATTTCCCGTATGGCAGATTCTTGTTGTGGCTCAAACAAGTCATCATCCTCGACCGATTGTAGCTCGAGTCCCGTTGCTTCTGTTCTCATAACTGCACCgaactttgtttcttcttctactccCGTTCCATTGGCTGTGGCCACCTCTTGCCTCTGGGTGTGACAGTCATTTGTTGGAGAATAGAGATCGTCTCTTCTGGCACTGCTGCTACCACCTACCTCCACCATGGCCTCCAGTTTTAGCCTGCACAGATGGAGAACAGTCAGTTAATCAATAATTCTGGGAATTCCATGGTGCAAGTCATGGGATTATGGGAAGGGATGTACCTGCTTAGGAAGACTGAGGACGAGGGTGCGGTGTCAGGGTGAGACAGAGACTCTGCAGAGAGGGATTGGAGGCCACTGGTCTGTATGGGAGTATGTGGGAAAGACTCAATGACCTCATcttggagaggagaggagtcgtCTTCAGTGTGATCAGTGGTTTCGcttgctgctctctgtctctggaaGGGCCTTCTCTTAGGGGATCCTGGTAGAAATTTGCATAAAAGGATAGCTGTCAACTTGTTATCACctctttactttttttgtgcTATTAATGCTATTCCTTTGCAAAGCTAGACATCATCGACAAACCAAAGCTTATTCATCCATTTATAGCATTTATCCAAACCTTTGGCATCCAAGCTGGCAGCCCGGTGGCTGCTGTCAAACTTCCACCTCCTGAAGTAAGGACCCGCCCCCTCCAGACTGGCATGGCGCCGCAGTTTAGAGAAGAAATGTAGAACTGAAGTCTGGCCCGGAGCTTGAGTCaactctcctctcatccccCTTTCGCTCTCAGCCTCTCCCCTGTCCCCGACAGCCTCCATCTGACAGGGgagatgaaggaagaggagTGTGGAGGTGATGAGACATTAAGGAGGGTTTGAGGCGGACGAGCTGAGATGAATAGTGATGGGCAGAGGCAAAGCCCTCAGGGGGAAGGCAGTTTGTCATACTGtcactcagctgctgtgatgaCTGATGTTACAGTGCATCAGTAGGTTTGAGCCTGTGGCAGCTGCTTTTCACAGCTCTGCTCCTGTGTGATACAGCTGGATCAATCTGCCCTGAAGAATCTACCctgcaaacacatttctggCCTAACAGCCCGAATGGCAGCTTACTCACACTTTTACTGCAAAAAACAATGAGTGGTTTGCACATTTTGAGGAATTGGTCTTTTCATCTCAACAAAAATGTTTCAgtcaagaaataaaaacacggtgaaaatgtcagctgtgattTAAATTGTTTCTCTTGACAGGATGAAAAATATTGGTTTTggctgacaacaacaacaaaaaaactgagCATGTCATCCCATGTTGAGAAAGACGCAGTCTAAACAGCCTGCTAGTTGCTCTgtgaggcacagcagtgctttgagctataATCTCACTGTATGCCAGCATCTGAACATGCTGATTTTTAACAGgtatgtttgaaatgtttggcatcttagtttagcgtgttaggATGCTAACATTGCTAAATGGAATCAGTAGTTTTTCAGGTGGACCAAAGTACCGGACAAAGAAATCTTTTGCCTTGATAGTGGTGcctgatgaaaagtcagaggatcggTTATTACAACATTTATTGACCTGTAATATGTAATGATCATCCTATAACTCTTAAAACaatgtgaaagaaagagaaactcACTGTCTGGGACCGTGTGTGCGGTGCCTTCATGGCTGATGAGGCCTGTCTGGGGCCCTGGTCCAGGATGGTGGAGTGGTGTGGGTCCCCTGGCAGACCTCCGATGAGGCTCTGTCCCATCCAGTCCGGGATTCTTCTCTCAGCGGGCTGGAGACAGACATCGACGCAGGTCAGgagtgaaaaacaaacctgattTGGTGAGAGCTATGAGGTTAAGCAGACCCCGTATGTGTCAAATCACCTGGTAGATGGTGAGGGGCAGTTTGGGAGCTGCGGTCTCGTTGATGTTGATGGTGCTGCTCTCTGTTGAGTCACACTCCATGATGGTGAGGATCTTCAGGTCACACGGGGCTGGAGGCAGGTGAAGGTGGGTCAGCCGGGCCTTTTTCAGGTGGTGGAAGTCTCCCTCAGTCAGAGTGTACCTGGGAAAGAGGATATTTCATCAAGCCTAATTCCATCAACAGCTCGTCCAGATGATAGTGTAAGAACTTGCCGTAGCTCAGCTGGGCAGTACCTGCGTGCTTTGTCCTGAGTCGTCTTCTGTTCGTAAAGTGCAGATTCGTTGAAGGAGACTCTGCGGCCAGTGGACCCAGTGGAGACAAATCGTTCTGACTCTCCATCGTGACAGCTTGAAGCTGAGAGAGCGTCTGATTCATCCAGATGAATGGTGATCTCTGAGTGACGAAGAGGACAAGGACAAACCGTGGGAGAGAAATAATGGAGTTAGTGACGACTGTGGCCCAGAGTGCGTGTATGTAtgaattttaatgaaaacacacagctctgaCCTTGGGTGGGCTGAGAATCCTCAGCATAGGTGGTGTTTGTCTTCTCAAGGTCATCGCTGGCTCTGAAAGGGGCAAATGAGTTTTACTCTTTGTGCTCGGTCACAGAAGCGAAAACGCCTCGTCACATCACAGCTTTCAATTTCATATTCAGCACGGCCTTAATCCGCTGCTGTCAAGTCACGCTGGCTCCTGTAATCCTTGCAGGCGGAGCGGGCCTGTCACTCAGCGGCAGGGTGCACCCACCTGGAGTAGCGGCGTCCACCCATGCAGCAGCGGTgacagaagaggagcagcagggagagCAGGACCAGCGTCCCCCCGGCAAAAACGCtcagcagcaccaacagcagcacataGTTCTCCACCTGGCCCGCAGACACAGGCACATCCTGGCggagaagaaaaaagtttaAGTAGCTAAATTAGCTCCACTTCCACTAGCTCCAACATTCAAATCATGCTTATATGTCAATgcattagtaaaaaaaaatatcagatattaaaatatacactgtattttttttacattacagaaaaatatattaattCATGCAGCTTCAAGCTAATGTTtgaaatgcaggactttcactttcactcactctgccacacacatacacactgatgaAAGACGTGCACTGATATGTGAGTTAGAAAATATGAGTCTTCACAGAAAATATCAACTGTGTCATTACAAATGTCAGCCTTGGAAAGCAATGACTGAACTCTGATACTCGCTGTGCTGTGCTACTGCGTCGCACAACATCAGTTTCATTTCCATTGCTCGCCTTCAGATGGCATTGCTGGAGCCCATCACTCATTCCTTTAGAAGCACAATGAGGCAGAAGCTTGCACGTCCGCGCcgtcatgtttgttttgttgtttgtgagcTCGGTGGCTCGTTAGCCCTGCTGGGACAGTAATTGATTCTTCTCCCTTCTGAGCTTTGCAGCAGTGAGGAATCTCTTTGTGACGCTGTCAGATAAGCAGCGCAATATTTAATAAGGAGCAGAATTAGCACTGAAAGACTTCCTTAAGTCCCTGCCTCCTCACAGTGATTcctatccacacacacacacacacacagtcgacAGCACAACTGCCCTCTTTTCTACTCCCTCTGATTAATACTCTCAGTCTTGGCTGAGTGAGCTTGGGGATGCTAATCGAAACGTCAGCAAGACCCTTAATTCAATTTCCCAGCTCTTCTCAATGAGGGGGAAATGAGGCCTCTGCAGGCTAAAAATGGAaattggaggaggaggaggaggatgcagacGCACATGAGCAATCCCCACACTCGACTTTCCTGGCTCATCTTCCGATGTCAGTTTTcaaaagagagtgaaaacaaTTGGCCTTTTTTCATCGTCACAAATGGAATATTCATCTGTTGTAGCATTTAGCGTTATATAATACGTGGGAACGTTAAAGATCGTCATGGTGCACGGCACTGAAGGAGACCACGGCGTGGAGAAGCTCCTCGAAGGGCGCAGGATGACCTTTAGATGACGATGAATTtagcaggagctgcagctgcaaggtCACAACAGCAAAAACCCCAAATCCTGCCGCTGGCTGGATGCACAGACACTAGAGCTGCAACCGACTATCATCTTCTCAGTCaatcattttgtctataaaatgtcagagaggAGTGAAAAATGCCCTTTGCAAGTTTGTCAGTTTCTAATTTGCCATCTTCaaattccttgttttgtctgcCAATCAGTCGAGAACCCAAAATATACTCAGTTCACAGTAACGCAAGAAAAGAGAAGCGGCAACCAGAgagtgtttgacattttgacagagaaatgactgaaacgaTAAAGCGGATTAATCC includes:
- the LOC121614870 gene encoding voltage-dependent calcium channel beta subunit-associated regulatory protein-like translates to MSNDSPVLTSLTENSTDVPVSAGQVENYVLLLVLLSVFAGGTLVLLSLLLLFCHRCCMGGRRYSRASDDLEKTNTTYAEDSQPTQEITIHLDESDALSASSCHDGESERFVSTGSTGRRVSFNESALYEQKTTQDKARRYTLTEGDFHHLKKARLTHLHLPPAPCDLKILTIMECDSTESSTININETAAPKLPLTIYQPAERRIPDWMGQSLIGGLPGDPHHSTILDQGPRQASSAMKAPHTRSQTMEAVGDRGEAESERGMRGELTQAPGQTSVLHFFSKLRRHASLEGAGPYFRRWKFDSSHRAASLDAKGSPKRRPFQRQRAASETTDHTEDDSSPLQDEVIESFPHTPIQTSGLQSLSAESLSHPDTAPSSSVFLSRLKLEAMVEVGGSSSARRDDLYSPTNDCHTQRQEVATANGTGVEEETKFGAVMRTEATGLELQSVEDDDLFEPQQESAIREMFGDVLRKTEDTKTDIRASDVRKKIEAEVDDGDEVVLGAEARGRADSGSSLSFMIRQESSDAPPSLYRDIWSLRASLEQYASSDQSSTDRESIRSDADSVSSLGGAGARSGLDSCLSQDLDDEPEGEAEGEVLEGGIRGASGGDSEMGSGAGGEGEVGNRKLLQMDSGYASIEAPSRAPEEMRLFGTPGAPRGKTASERRLFFTSSGRKGSVCESIEARLFQEELEDEMTDSTETEEKLKERSQTGSQSLTLQEPYQLLKSFHPQKPSDPHQPRLRRRDYSIDEKTDALFNEFLRHDPRFDQQDSPLRSRHRSRVHLRKQWQRHKQYSDPGSGAGGRYSPSLERQRFIPLRRGDSAGYPLDTRYHSTLSRIASAADEEASEVAACEEAAKESTESKDPSSEEAAGDATESTANTTSEGTDATKSCAASTVEDDGCQISTRNDKESTTSPSLTTVTTQTSHMDPRVDNRNNNSSQAILSEVSLQAESSLTDKLVVSVEERLYSGLRSAEKLGQGGPERVLTVSHTASPGFSPI